A portion of the Cryptomeria japonica chromosome 5, Sugi_1.0, whole genome shotgun sequence genome contains these proteins:
- the LOC131042278 gene encoding polyphenol oxidase I, chloroplastic, whose protein sequence is MQSGMAAVPMFSHARNTKQWFPLDSKHQLLCASKVRKTHGAYARNLVSMRVCCENKEDGRMEMDRRRLLLSSSTLSVTALTSGKAMSKPFPAPDLSTCTYPTDLPTCATVNGGCCPPFKAGETTVDFKFPTSLPMRTRKAAHLLDDKFIEKYDKALTAMKKLPLDDPRSFVQQGRVHCAYCNGAYKVGSDNVQVHKSWIFAPFHRWYIYFYERILASLIQDDTFALPFWSWDTKEGMSIPPIYVDKCSSLYDNNRDPCHQPPTLINLATPTSCDSGVVEANYANIYNHMVSGAETAELFHGATIRYESAQPTTLAAGPLESSPHNLVHLWSGSSTNPNREDMGSLYSSGKDPLFYSHHSNVDRMWFIWNNKLGKKNFQDKDLLETEFLFYNENKQLVKVKAGDCYDISKLRYQYQELELPWLKEGRSLKAAGKLVPKPKTTTFEKLVDEKAKTLSSPLTLKVERPNKSLGKGQVEVLRIEGLETDRKGFSGFEIFINYPEANSSTPFNSPHYVGSFTSLGHGIMESMKSMTTKEIFKIGISETLEDLGIEDDDEILVTLVPKPAKDLRTAPITYTSIKIEYVSK, encoded by the exons ATGCAGAGTGGAATGGCAGCCGTGCCAATGTTCTCGCATGCACGCAACACAAAACAATGGTTTCCATTAGATTCGAAGCACCAGCTTTTATGTGCAAGCAAAGTGAGGAAAACTCACGGTGCTTACGCAAGGAATTTAGTATCAATGCGCGTTTGTTGTGAGAATAAAGAAGACGGTCGCATGGAAATGGACCGCCGACGGCTGCTGTTATCGTCATCGACATTAAGCGTTACGGCTTTAACGAGCGGGAAGGCCATGTCCAAACCATTTCCGGCGCCTGATCTGTCTACGTGTACGTACCCCACTGATCTTCCGACTTGCGCAACGGTAAATGGCGGGTGCTGTCCTCCATTCAAAGCGGGAGAAACTACCGTGGACTTCAAATTTCCGACGTCTCTGCCGATGCGGACTCGTAAAGCGGCGCACCTGCTGGACGACAAGTTCATCGAAAAGTATGATAAGGCATTGACGGCAATGAAGAAGCTCCCCTTAGATGACCCTCGGAGTTTTGTCCAGCAAGGCAGAGTGCACTGCGCATACTGCAACGGAGCCTACAAGGTGGGATCAGATAACGTGCAGGTTCACAAGTCATGGATCTTTGCGCCTTTTCATCGCTGGTATATCTATTTCTACGAGCGCATTTTGGCATCGCTCATCCAAGACGATACCTTTGCGCTGCCATTCTGGAGCTGGGACACCAAGGAAGGGATGTCGATTCCCCCCATCTACGTCGACAAGTGCAGCTCCTTGTACGACAATAACAGGGATCCATGTCACCAGCCTCCCACGCTTATCAATCTGGCGACCCCAACCAGCTGTGACTCGGGCGTTGTGGAGGCCAACTATGCTAACATCTATAACCACATGGTGTCTGGTGCGGAAACGGCAGAGCTCTTCCACGGTGCGACTATTAG GTACGAGTCCGCCCAGCCAACTACTTTGGCGGCAGGACCGCTGGAAAGTTCTCCGCATAATCTTGTTCACCTCTGGAGCGGCTCTTCCACTAACCCAAACCGTGAAGACATGGGCAGTTTATACTCGTCAGGAAAAGATCCTTTGTTCTATTCCCATCACTCCAACGTGGATCGCATGTGGTTCATCTGGAACAACAAATTGGGCAAAAAGAACTTCCAGGACAAAGACCTTTTGGAGACCGAGTTCCTGTTCTACAATGAGAATAAACAGCTTGTAAAGGTTAAAGCCGGCGATTGTTATGATATAAGCAAGCTTAGGTATCAATATCAGGAATTAGAGCTCCCTTGGTTAAAGGAGGGGCGATCATTGAAGGCGGCCGGAAAGCTCGTTCCTAAGCCTAAAACAACCACATTTGAAAAGCTTGTCGATGAGAAGGCCAAGACGCTGTCGTCTCCTCTGACCTTGAAGGTTGAGAGGCCGAACAAGAGTCTTGGGAAAGGGCAGGTGGAGGTTCTTAGAATTGAGGGACTGGAGACTGACAGAAAGGGTTTTTCAGGGTTCGAAATATTCATAAATTATCCTGAGGCCAACTCCAGCACTCCCTTTAACAGCCCTCATTATGTGGGCTCCTTTACGAGTCTTGGGCACGGCATCATGGAATCTATGAAGTCAATGACTACTAAGGAGATTTTCAAGATTGGGATTTCTGAAACGCTGGAAGATTTGGGCATAGAGGATGACGATGAAATACTCGTTACACTCGTCCCAAAGCCGGCCAAAGATTTGCGTACGGCTCCCATTACTTATACTTCCATAAAGATTGAATATGTTAGCAAGTAA